The following are encoded together in the Culex pipiens pallens isolate TS chromosome 1, TS_CPP_V2, whole genome shotgun sequence genome:
- the LOC120413284 gene encoding angiopoietin-2-like has translation MLAILGCFLLVTTIVGPAVSHPYQDQNSEGALDYKLFENRLDQLELKLQNSTDQIRIEQNSLLNNTNALLEKILSSLIVIQQQTRQMTVINSCTEATATGKYHLQLTKRSAPTTVFCDMELLDGGWVVIQQRLDGSVNFNRSWADYRYGFGVVGPASEFWLGLESIHQLTSGGDQELLVQLRNESGHDGYARYGRFKVEGEDREYRVSSLDGFNGTIRDVLSYLERKQFSTFDKDNDQWFGGSCSQKYGGGWWFDGCGSTKLNGPFKKNAITEEGISWSGWTSEGSYSRMLIRRK, from the exons ATGCTGGCGATACTTGGTTGCTTTCTGTTGGTCACTACCATTGTGGGTCCTGCTGTTTCACATCCCTATCAGGATCAAAATTCAGAGGGTGCCCTTGATTACAAGCTTTTTGAAAACCGATTGGATCAACTAGAGCTGAAACTACAAAACTC CACCGATCAGATCAGAATCGAGCAGAACTCGCTTCTCAACAACACAAATGCACTGCTGGAGAAaattttaagcagtttaataGTAATTCAACAGCAAACCAG ACAAATGACCGTTATCAACTCCTGCACGGAAGCTACCGCCACAGGAAAGTATCATCTACAACTGACTAAGCGTTCAGCGCCAACAACCGTGTTCTGCGACATGGAGCTGCTCGACGGTGGTTGGGTGGTGATTCAGCAACGGCTGGATGGTTCCGTCAACTTCAATCGAAGCTGGGCCGACTATCGGTACGGGTTTGGCGTGGTTGGACCGGCCAGCGAGTTTTGGCTGGGGCTGGAAAGCATTCATCAGCTGACGAGTGGTGGAGATCAAGAGTTGCTGGTGCAGCTCAGGAACGAATCCGGCCACGACGGGTACGCCAGATATGGACGATTTAAAGTGGAAGGAGAGGATCGGGAATATAGGGTTTCTTCTTTGGACGGGTTCAACGGGACGATTAGGGACGTGCTGTCTTATTTGGAACgtaaacaattttcaactttcGACAAAGACAACGATCAATGGTTTGGTGGAAGCTGTTCGCAAAAATACGGTGGTGGTTGGTGGTTTGACGGGTGTGGGTCTAC GAAGCTTAATGGACCATTTAAGAAAAATGCCATTACTGAAGAGGGGATTTCCTGGAGTGGATGGACATCAGAAGGATCGTACAGCCGGATGCTGATTCGACGCAAATAG
- the LOC120413309 gene encoding angiopoietin-2-like: MLTILGLSFLWLVTAAVDPASSHPYQDQRSVDSVGFKLFETRLDQLELQLNKTNTLLEKIVTSLDVIQQQTSQLAVIKTCNEATTTKVYQLRLPLRASPIDVFCDMELLGGDWLVIQHRFDGSVDFNRSWAEYRDGFGVVGPASEFWLGLEAVFQLTRGGDYELLVQLRNESGHDGQIRYERFLVSGEDQEYSLSFVGGFPGTMGAMLHGNLGEGFSTYDSDNDKWSDGNCAQKFGGGWWFYECNHTNLNGPFEKDINTGRGMYWKGWTNAATYSRMLIRRR; the protein is encoded by the exons ATGTTGACGATATTAGGTTTGAGCTTCCTTTGGTTGGTCACTGCCGCCGTGGACCCTGCTTCTTCACATCCCTATCAGGACCAGCGTTCGGTTGATTCCGTTGGCTTTAAGCTTTTCGAAACTCGGTTGGATCAACTGGAGCTGCAACTAAATAAGACGAATACTCTACTGGAGAAAATTGTAACCAGTTTGGATGTTATTCAGCAGCAAACCAG CCAACTGGCCGTCATCAAGACCTGCAATGAAGCTACCACCACAAAAGTCTACCAACTGCGGCTGCCACTTCGCGCGTCTCCGATAGACGTGTTCTGCGACATGGAGCTGCTCGGCGGCGATTGGCTGGTGATTCAGCACCGCTTCGATGGCTCCGTCGACTTCAACCGGAGCTGGGCCGAGTATCGCGATGGGTTTGGCGTGGTTGGACCGGCCAGCGAGTTCTGGCTCGGACTGGAAGCGGTTTTCCAGCTCACGCGTGGTGGAGACTACGAGCTGCTGGTGCAGCTCAGGAACGAATCCGGTCACGACGGGCAGATTCGGTACGAACGGTTTCTGGTATCGGGAGAGGACCAAGAGTACAGCCTGTCTTTTGTGGGAGGATTCCCGGGGACAATGGGAGCGATGTTGCATGGGAACTTGGGCGAAGGATTTTCAACCTACGACAGCGACAACGACAAATGGAGCGACGGAAATTGTGCGCAGAAATTTGGCGGTGGGTGGTGGTTTTACGAGTGTAACCACAC gaatCTCAACGGACCTTTTGAGAAAGATATCAACACTGGACGAGGAATGTACTGGAAAGGATGGACCAACGCTGCCACGTACAGCCGGATGTTGATTCGACGCAGATAA